CAGCCCGGCGCCGTCCTCCGCCGCCACGAGGCGGAACGCACGGGTGGCCGCGAGCTCCGGGAGCGCCGCGTCGATCCGCGCGCGGACCTCGTCGAGCCCGCGACAACCCGCGGCCTCGGCGACGAGCAGGCCGCGGCTTCGAGGGTTGTCGGGAAGCGCACGCCCCTCGGTCTCGAGGGCGTTGAGGACGCAGACCGTGAGCCCCGCGTCGTTCGCGACGATCCAGGTCCCGCCCGCATCGGGGTCCCGGGGCGCGAGCCAACGCCGCCCCGCGGCGTCCCCTTGAGACGGGACCGCGCCGCGTCCGCGCGAGAGCCGCTCGTCGCGGTTGTGGCCGAGGAGGTAGCCGCCCCCGGGCAGGGGAACGTAGGCGACCGTGCACATCGCACGCAACGATGTCACGCGCCCAGGTAGGTGTCCATCAACTCCGGATCGAAGACCGGCTCCGCGATCACACGGCAGACGAACGACGTCATGGTCCGACGGGCCTGCGGCGAGAGCCCCGCGTCGCGCGCGGGACTCGCGAGCTCGAGCCCTCGCCAGGCGAGGAACGGCGGCGCGACCTCGAGGATCTCCCCGTCCCCCCCTTCGAGCAGGTAACGCGACCAGAAGCGACGGAACAGCGACTTGAGCGGGCCGTCGAAGCGGCCGCGATGGCGCAGCGCCTCGACGACGAAGTGGAGCGTCATGCACGCGACGTCGTCCGCGGGCTCCCCCCATTCGCCGTGGGCGCGCCCGATCACGGAGAAGTCGCATCCTTCGCGGAACAGGACGTGGTCGGGGCGAAACTCGCCGTGCACCCCGCGCAGCCGATGGCTCCGGCCCTTGATGCGCCAGCGCCAGCCGATGAGCCGCCGCTCGATCTCCTCGAGCGCGGCGGGGGCGAGACCGCCTTCGGTCTCGGGCCAGGCGTCGGCGAGCACCATCACCCCCTCCTCGCGCCCGAGCAGCCCGCGCAGGCGCTGGGAGTAGAGCGAGGG
The Candidatus Polarisedimenticolaceae bacterium DNA segment above includes these coding regions:
- a CDS encoding NRDE family protein encodes the protein MCTVAYVPLPGGGYLLGHNRDERLSRGRGAVPSQGDAAGRRWLAPRDPDAGGTWIVANDAGLTVCVLNALETEGRALPDNPRSRGLLVAEAAGCRGLDEVRARIDAALPELAATRAFRLVAAEDGAGLSSCVWDGVALAWERAASTTLYVSSTLGAFGAPAARLAAWEAMRRRAGDPDEPALAAWLAGHEPERGPASVCMHREDGGTVSRTIVRVDRARVAMTYTDGPPCTPFAPPSTWSIPRAAWSDRSVR